From one Lotus japonicus ecotype B-129 chromosome 3, LjGifu_v1.2 genomic stretch:
- the LOC130743830 gene encoding uncharacterized protein LOC130743830, protein MARLSEDDIFRFRHEQQAAREKRNPAKSLLDNDASHSGTESTRPAKKKKKNGDHDYVKNKNSSQPSLEEFMAKGTATEANKGCSSSAPPPCWENLLKEFEELTSEEVTSLWDSKIDFNSLVETNLVFEADREKLRKIGLKEACQAVMTKGLEIAVISKMIDLESAGFDGLASARLVEEKEKEIGKMKATMKLLDKSNKANEKNAADLALEVANLKKSAEENNASFQALTGENVKVKTDITQMTAVHNQLLEENSKLKSEVAELKCSVLDQFEAGVAKAIKHITFLNPDLAINFQGSNPYSRIVDADLQEKVATLTAKLENTYKSVRMLNSGSNMLEEILEETSKQGMSVKGIGFSYKSENRGNQKASRNKKESVKGKIMRTVGGARVMGLHTSSSTQSKKNSRTPSKKHYKSCATPMQNPEAPVPEDVSNTSVSANDEDDVATSSHGSNETLSDKPAKEVSLSKDSSSSSKSSDSKAANSTDVLSEESMKTPPIVHDVSDDEDSEDVPLASVAARMLKRRRASVEETPVVQKKKAKITTGSSKSRATDVSRKGKQKAVESVEEDSDEHRKML, encoded by the exons ATGGCTCGTTTATCTGAGGATGATATCTTTCGCTTCCGTCATGAACAACAAGCTGCTAGAGAGAAAAGGAACCCAGCAAAATCTCTCTTGGATAATGATGCTAGCCACTCGGGTACCGAAAGCACTCGCCCtgctaaaaagaaaaagaagaatggaGATCACGATTATGTCAAGAATAAAAACTCGAGTCAGCCATCCCTAGAAGAGTTCATGGCTAAAGGGACTGCAACTGAGGCGAACAAAGGTTGTTCGTCAAGTGCTCCGCCCCCTTGCTGGGAAAATTTGCtgaaggaatttgaagagttaacttctgaagaagtgacTTCTCTTTGGGACTCGAAGATTGATTTCAACTCTCTAGTGGAAACCAATTTGGTTTTTGAGGCTGATCGGGAAAAATTGAGAAAGATTGGTTTGAAGGAGGCCTGCCAAGCCGTGATGACCAAAGGCTTGGAGATTGCTGTTATCTCCAAGATGATTGATTTAGAATCTGCTGGGTTTGATGGTCTTGCCAGCGCAAGACTTGTtgaagaaaaggagaaagagATTGGGAAGATGAAAGCTACCATGAAGTTGTTGGACAAATCCAACAAAGCTAATGAGAAAAACGCTGCTGATTTGGCATTGGAGGTTGCCAATTTGAAGAAGTCTGCTGAAGAAAACAATGCATCTTTTCAAGCATTGACTGGTGAAAATGTGAAGGTGAAAACTGATATCACCCAAATGACTGCTGTGCACAACCAGCTTCTTGAAGAGAACTCTAAGTTAAAATCAGAAGTTGCTGAATTGAAGTGCTCTGTCCTGGATCAATTTGAAGCTGGCGTCGCCAAAGCGATAAAGCATATCACCTTTCTCAATCCTGATCTGGCTATCAACTTTCAGGGCTCCAATCCTTACTCCCGCATTGTGGATG CTGATCTTCAAGAGAAAGTAGCTACACTGACAGCCAAACTGGAAAATACCTACAAGTCAGTGCGTATGCTGAACAGTGGATCTAATATgcttgaagagattctggaagaaacaagcaagcaaggaaTGAGTGTTAAAGGCATTGGTTTCAGTTACAAGTCTGAGAATagaggaaatcagaaagcatcaaGGAA caagaaagagtctgTGAAGGGAAAGATAATGAGAACTGTtggtggtgctagggttatgggtttgcacACAAGTTCTTCCACTCAATCCAAGAAGAACTCAAGAACTCCTTCCAAGAAGCACTACAAGTCTTGTGCAACCCCAATGCAAAACCCTGAAGCCCCTGTGCCTGAGGATGTTTCAAACACTTCTGTCTCTGCAAATGATGAAGacgatgtcgcgacatcttCCCATGGCTCCAATGAGACATTGTCTGATAAGCCTGCCAAGGAAGTTTCACTCTCAAaggattcttcctcttcatccaagaGTTCTGATTCCAAGGCTGCAAACTCAACGGATGTTTTGTCAGAGGAGTCGATGAAGACCCCTCCCATTGTTCATGAtgtctctgatgatgaagattcagaggaTGTGCCTCTGGCGAGTGTTGCTGCCAGAATGCTTAAACGAAGAAGAGCATCTGTTGAAGAAACCCCTGTTGTCCAGAAGAAGAAAGCCAAGATCACTACTGGGTCTTCAAAATCAAGGGCAACCGATGTGTCAAGGAAAGGCAAGCAGAAAGCTGTGGAATC GGTTGAGGAAGACAGTGATGAACATAGGAAAATGCTATGA